Below is a genomic region from Sorghum bicolor cultivar BTx623 chromosome 9, Sorghum_bicolor_NCBIv3, whole genome shotgun sequence.
TGAGGCATTAAGCATAAGAATAGGGATCAGCATGAGTAAGTAATCAAAGAACGCAGCAGAAAAGGGAATCGCAGATCGCAGCCCATCAGATGCTTAATCTTCCCGCTCAAACAGAACTAAAACCCTAAGATTCAAACACTGACAGAAGTCCACAGATCATCATAACCAAAGAAACATAGGAATCCGAGCTCCAATCTTACCATCTTGCGCGCGCGCAGCGGAGATCGCAAGGCTCTTCACTCCGGACCTTCACTTGAGCGGGGACGACGTCCGCGGCGAGCTGTGGACTTGTGGCAGGAAACAGCGAATCGagcctttttcttcttttccgcGTGGGTGGAACGCGACCCGTTTTTGCTCTCGCCTTTCCACCCCCAACGTCCAATCACAGCCGTCCGATCTGAAACCTCTTCTCCACACCGTCCGATTGGAACATCCGCATCGCTTTTACTGGTCCAAATATATATTCCTTTTTTTTAGACGCCTCCACTTTCGAAGGCAATTTTCTATCTCTTTTATTTTCCTGTTTCCATTTCCACCCTCGCACCGCATCCACCGCGccgccgagagagagagagagagagagggaggacgAGGGTTTCAAGCGaagcgagagagagggaggacGAGGGTTTCCGATGGAGAACGGCGAGGAGACGTTCGCCTCCCCAACCGCGGCCGCCGCGGACTTCGAGTTCTCCACCAACGGCGGGGACGGCACGCCCAAGCTCCACGACGCGGCGGACGAGATCGAGGCCCTCCGCGCGGCGAAGCGCGACCTGGAGGAGAAGCTCGATGCCGTGGGCCACGAGAACCGGTTCCTGTCCTCCGAGTCCCGCCGCCTCGAGGTCCTCGTGTCCCAGGCCCGCGAGGAGGTCGCCGCCGCCGAACAAGCCGCCGCCACCAATGAGAGCGAGGCCGCCACGCTCCGCGCCGAGGTCGAGCGCCTCCAGGGCCTCCTCGCCGCGGAGAAGGCTAGCCATGAGGAGGAGATGCGCAGGGGCGCGGGGCTCGGGGACCAGCTGCAGACCGCGTACCAGGAGAAGGCCGCCCTCGAGGAGGAGATCCAGACCCTGAAGGGTTCCGCCGCTTCCGATGGCAAGGGTGGGGAAGAGGAGGAATGTGTTTCGGTTGCTGCTACGGCCGGGACGCCTAAGGATGAGGGCGTGGTGCCTCCCGTACTGGTGGCTgctgcggctgctggaggagctgCCACGGCTGCAATCGCAGTGGTCTTGCTCAACCTCAAGAGGTAATCTGGTGGTCCGGTGCACGGGAAGTTTTGATCTGCTGCTATGGCCTATATGAGAATGGATTGTCTGTTTTGTCGTGCTACTAGTGTTACTGGACTCAGTAGTAGTATCTTCACTATCAGCTGGATAATAGATTAGAGCGACCTATATCGCAAGTACCTCTACTTTCTGCAGTTTTCCATGCTAATAAGAGTTGTGAACACAAATGAGAGAGATAGTGAGTTCTGGTCTGTTCTTTTGAAGTTGCATCTAATTCCAGACTTCGAATTATTATGACTTGGATGGTTTGTACTGTTATGCCTCGTGTCTCTAGTTGTTATCTTTGTTTGTGAAGTCTCATGTGGTGGAGATGTTGATGGCTCAGAATCAGGGTGCGTTGTTACTGGGGGTGAATAGCTTCTGGTTGTCTGTTTGACTTGGCAATAGTGAGGCTGTGGATTGGCTAGCCCAGAAAGTGTTGTTTATCATACCAATTTTCTTGCGACATTTGTTGTCAGTGTTTTCAGGTGGTTGATGAGCAAGGATGCTGTTTTGTTTAATGGATGCCTGGAAATGTCTTTAATTGCAAATTTGAAATATGTATGATTGTTTGCATGTCTCTTACTGCTTGATGATTGCAGAAATGTTTGTTGAATGATATGCTGACTGCTAGGCTACATCGCTAGTAATTAAAGATGTGCTGATTTGAATGGATTATCAAATGAATATATTTTGCGCATCAATGAATTTGTTATTGGGGATCCATGGATTTTTTAGCTGGGTTATTGCTTGGTGACTAATATTTGTTACTATTGAGCTATTAACTAATGTCTGGCTCTTTTTTATAAGAGAAGTTTGTACCTTGATTTATGTTCCTCAGCAAAAGATTTCATGCTTCTGTAAATGCTATTAGGTTGAGACTAATAGGCAAGAGAAATAAATAGACATTACGAATTTCATGGAGTCAATGTTAAGTTAGCAAATGAACTAAGTATATATTGTTCGATTAAAGAGGTAGAGGTCAGTATCTTCAAGTCTTTAGCAAATTAGTTCAAAGAGTTAAAACTCTGCACAATCTCTTATGTGCTCAGGTAATTGGAAGATACTGACCAGCACCTGATTGTTGATTGGAAGATACTGACCAGCACCTGATTGTTGCTTGTCTTTCATCCTGTAAAGATATCAACTAGCAGTATAGTGTATTGGTTCAAACAGAAAACTTTGTCTGTTGCTTTACTAGAATTAGTGGTGGGTTTTGTTTCAAAGTCATGTGGATGTTGTAATCACCATTTTTAGTATAATGTTACTGTATTTGAGATTTGAGATGAAAAGTTGTAGAAGTATAGCATCCCTTACATTTAAGCTAGGTCTATCCCACATTTTAATATTGATAACTGGTTTGGATACCCTTTTAGGCATCAAGTTTGATGTAACACATGTTTGTTTAGCCTTGTTTGGATATCCAAGTCAGATATGTCTGTTCCACTGGCAATAGGCATGTGCCTTTTTCTTGTAGATAAATAAATAGCTATATCTGCCTACCTATTGCTCCAGGCAATTCTTTAGCAATTATCATAGTCTTTGGGTTTATGACTGAATTGAGTGCATATTACTTAAAAGAATAGGTGGAAGTATAACCAAGCACTTCTAGCTTGTACGAATCTATCTGCACCTGATGGATGCCTGTGGTTATTCATTCGTCAAGTGTGTACACAGTATATCATATTGCTTAATCTCTTTGTGTAAAACAAGAAATAATGTGGCTTGTCTGTTTGTGGAGCACTGTAACTTATTGGTGGAGTTTATCTTATTCTGTCAGTCATTTTCTATTAGTGGATTCCCTGGAATGTCATAGTATTTGACTATTTGTGATGAGCAGCAGTAGAGTTAGCGTTTCGGAGCTTTAAGTTAGGTAGAAATATTTGTGATGAGCAGCAGTACAGTTAGCGTTTCAGAGCTTTAAGTTAGGTAGCAGCGTATCAGCCTGGAGTTGAGTTCTTTGGTCAACATATCTTATTGGCAACTATGTTTGTTTAGCTTGGTTCCATTTCTTATCTTTATACAAGCACCATGGGCATGTTCTTATAATGTTAATAACTAGTTGCCTGCACAAACTATTTGTATTAGGGTATGTTCCAGTACCATTTTCTTAGTGGCGGTTATCTCTCTGTGTCTTCTGTTGATGGTTGAAGATATGTGGTGTCAGGAAAGTGTGATGGATGGTAGATTTTTGGACGGTATGACGCTTGGAAGTGGACTTGGCGTCCATTTCTAACCAAGTGCCTCGGCAGTAGATTTCTGTGTTGGCTTTGGTAGACGTTATTAGGTTACTGTACATACTGGACAGTGCGATTAGTTCCGATAGTTCTCATTTTTGCCTGATTAGTTCTGATAGTCATATAGTTCAGTTCGTATAAAATGATATGCCAGTACCGTTACCTGATTAGTCGTGATATGCCACTACCGTCTGGAAGGTGACAAGATGCTCAGTGACGAGCTTTTCACATGCACGATTGTGGGCTTAAACAGACTATTATCCTGTCCATAGTTGAAGTTGTAATGACTGATGATGTATAGGAAGCATCATGAACACCACCgttttttttttgatacttAACTTGGCACTAAGGCCTTTCATTGATCGACTGAGGCTCAGCAAATTCGCGAGCACACAAACTAATTACAAATTCAGGGAGGGGATCGTCTGTCCATACCTCGGACTGACCTGGGTCCCAACCAAAACCACTCCTAACAATATCATGAGCAACTGATCAGTTTCAAACTCACGAAATATTATAAATGGATTCACAGCTAAAATCATCAAGCAAACTATCCCGATGATCTCTGAAAAGTCCTCCACCAATCGCCAGGTCCATAGAGGAAGATGACAGGGCTTGTTTCAGTTGGCCTGTCTCCAATACAATCCGTGATATGCCAAGGTAAGCTGCAGCTAGAGAGCGTCATGGATCATCACAAGATTGCCGGCACCAGCAAAGGACCGGTTGCCCTTCATGGTCGCGCACAATGAAACCCCAAGCCTCAACATTTATTTCGTGCACGAATGCACCATCGAAATTACTGGGTAATCTTGAGGCATCGCTTAgcaggtagggatgaaaacggatcagaTACGGATGCatatcaccgatatcatatttgttttcatatttttggtcgaattcggattcgaatacggataatgtcaatcatgtcaGATAAGATAtgtttggatgtcgacatcataaatatatgatttaagtattcggatacggatacggtatcggatgttgaatatttggACTCGGATACGGATAGATCTGAACCCctttaaacgaattcggtctcgaatacggtcggaaaatatccgtaccgttttcatccctactagCAGGTGGACACCGATGTAGAGTGACAACCggtatctatattttattttaagcAAAAAGAAGCCGACACACTATTCACGCTGGTAGCTTGGGAGATCTGAAAAGAGCGAAACGCACGTTGCTTTCGGAGCACCCTTTCCACCATCAACAAGCTTTTGTCAACCATCAAGCTTACCGCCGATCTATGGATCGAGGCCAGGGCTCGAAATCTAGGTTGTCACATTCGTGAGTAGTAGGTTACGAGTTGAATGTGGGAGAGGCCTACTTGTAACACCTGTTAGGCCCTCTCACCGGTCCAGCGCTACGGCGCATCTGTAAGAATTTTTTTCTATTTAATACAAAGATGTATAcgtatttgagaaaaaaaaacttctatatcttattttgcaaaagaaaaaagtggAGTCGTGAGCCCAATAGAAAATGTAGCCGGGGCCTAAATTTTAAACGGCCCGTC
It encodes:
- the LOC8069005 gene encoding uncharacterized protein LOC8069005, which produces MENGEETFASPTAAAADFEFSTNGGDGTPKLHDAADEIEALRAAKRDLEEKLDAVGHENRFLSSESRRLEVLVSQAREEVAAAEQAAATNESEAATLRAEVERLQGLLAAEKASHEEEMRRGAGLGDQLQTAYQEKAALEEEIQTLKGSAASDGKGGEEEECVSVAATAGTPKDEGVVPPVLVAAAAAGGAATAAIAVVLLNLKR